In the genome of Tripterygium wilfordii isolate XIE 37 chromosome 19, ASM1340144v1, whole genome shotgun sequence, one region contains:
- the LOC119986271 gene encoding LOW QUALITY PROTEIN: protein YLS7 (The sequence of the model RefSeq protein was modified relative to this genomic sequence to represent the inferred CDS: deleted 1 base in 1 codon) yields MSLGSPKGFPTMAAFPRSLVSIAISVGGLALFLIIASCLLVQSPLGTTVQSYFYGVDSSKKLEISVSSSNQTNYDSPLSNVDVIDKNSSSGPNFEVPVSLNGSSAVKNRDMIDTNSLTTKSDSQPPMSDSLVDQPVPQVPSVVRQEEEVKTGSIASHGIGDIDSSNNSGNGDSRMDDNNRDTSSDSTLEAESSIPPLASNTSKTDSGCHLYHGSWFYDSLGPTYTNNTCPVITQMQNCQGNGRPDKEYENWRWKPFQCDLPRFDAKKFLELMRGKTLAFIGDSVARNQMESMLCLLWQVEVPKNRGNRKMQRWFFRSTSVMIVRIWSSWLVRQTSGPLDFAPEGVVKLHLDAPDDDLMKYIPDFDVIVFSSGHWFAKASVYVINNEIVGGQLWWPDKSRSMKVNNIEAFGISVETILTALVTHPNYTGLAIVRSFSPDHYEGGAWNTGGSCTGKVRPLSVDELVENGFTEIMHKEQVTGFERAIRKMTNRSKLKLMDITEAFAYRHDGHPGPYRSPDPNKITKRGPDGKPPPQDCLHWCMPGPVDTWNELVLEIIRREFLGKQSSSA; encoded by the exons ATGAGTTTGGGTTCCCCTAAAGGCTTTCCTACAATGGCTGCATTCCCGCGATCCCTTGTGTCAATTGCAATATCAGTGGGTGGCCTGGCATTGTTCCTGATTATTGCTTCTTGTCTTCTAGTTCAATCTCCTCTTGGAACCACGGTTCAAAGTTACTTTTACGGGGTTGATAGttcaaaaaaacttgaaatttCTGTCTCCTCAAGCAATCAAACTAACTATGACTCTCCTCTTAGCAATGTAGATGTAATTGATAAGAATTCATCTTCTGGGCCTAATTTTGAAGTGCCCGTAAGTTTAAACGGATCTTCTGCTGTTAAGAATAGGGATATGATTGATACGAATTCTCTGACAACTAAGTCTGATTCACAACCGCCCATGAGTGATTCACTGGTGGATCAACCGGTTCCACAAGTGCCTTCTGTTGTAAGGCAAGAAGAGGAGGTCAAGACTGGTTCAATCGCTTCCCACGGAATAGGGGATATTGATTCCTCAAATAATTCTGGTAATGGAGATTCAAGGATGGATGATAACAATAGAGATACGTCTTCAGACTCTACATTGGAGGCGGAGTCTTCCATACCTCCTTTGGCAAGCAATACATCCAAGACTGATTCTG GCTGTCATCTGTACCATGGAAGTTGGTTTTATGATTCTTTGGGACCAACATACACGAACAACACATGTCCCGTCATCACACAGATGCAGAACTGTCAGGGGAATGGGAGACCTGACAAGGAATATGAGAATTGGAGATGGAAGCCATTTCAGTGTGACCTTCCACGGTTTGATGCCAAGAAATTTCTAGAATTGATGAGAGGAAAGACTTTAGCTTTCATTGGTGATTCAGTTGCTCGAAATCAGATGGAGTCTATGTTGTGCCTTCTCTGGCAG GTAGAAGTTCCAAAAAACCGGGGGAACCGGAAAATGCAACGATGGTTCTTTCGGTCAACGTCTGTGATGATTGTCCGGATATGGTCCTCCTGGCTTGTTCGCCAAACATCTGGACCACTGGACTTTGCTCCAGAGGGCGTTGTGAAGCTTCACCTTGATGCTCCTGATGATGACTTAATGAAATACATCCCAGATTTTGATgtgattgtt ttttcttctggtCACTGGTTTGCAAAGGCGTCAGTCTATGTCATTAACAATGAGATTGTGGGAGGACAGTTGTGGTGGCCAGACAAATCTCGGTCAATGAAGGTTAACAATATTGAAGCATTCGGGATATCTGTTGAGACAATTCTCACTGCTCTTGTTACACATCCAAATTACACAGGGTTGGCGATTGTTCGTTCTTTCTCCCCTGATCACTATGAGGGTGGGGCATGGAATACTGGGGGATCATGCACTGGAAAGGTTAGGCCTCTTAGTGTTGATGAATTAGTGGAAAATGGTTTTACTGAAATAATGCACAAGGAACAGGTGACTGGTTTCGAGCGTGCGATAAGGAAAATGACGAATAGGTCAAAGTTGAAGTTGATGGATATCACCGAAGCCTTTGCGTACCGCCATGATGGGCATCCAGGTCCATACCGAAGCCCTGATCCTAATAAAATCACAAAACGTGGCCCAGATGGAAAGCCCCCACCACAGGATTGCTTACATTGGTGCATGCCAGGGCCAGTTGATACCTGGAATGAGCTTGTGCTTGAAATTATAAGAAGAGAATTTTTGGGTAAGCAAAGCTCTTCTGCATGA